The genomic DNA TCTTCATCCTTTCCGATTTCTGAGAGAGCGAGAATGTCTTCTTTAATCCGTTGAAGATCAATTCGTAAATCGGTTGGAGTCGTCGCTGTCGATTCCGGCATCACTATGTACCTCTATATGAGTAGATTTTACTGTCTCTAATCGACTACTGGCAAAGGCAATCCCTCGACATACTGCCCATGGAGCATGTGCAACTGCAATGTATGATTAAGAACAATATCGTTGCGACGAGCCACTGTACTGTCGGTTTCATTCCATGACTGATCAATAAATTGAATCAAGCGATCATAGTCGAAGAAGCCGACTTCGCGTACGCGTTCTGGTGTCAGCCAGTGGTTGATCATCTCTTGAACGGCATTGCGTTTGACGGGATCGGTATGGGCGGGGGGAGCCATGAAGGCGAATTTTTTTCGTTCATACAATTCTTTCGGCAGCACGTTGACCATGGCTTCACGCAAGACCCATTTTTCAATGCCATCCCGAATTCTTACATCTGGCGGGATCGTTACTGCATATTCAGCGACATGATGATCCAGAAACGCCGGACGCGCTTCCATGCTGTTAGCCATATCCATGCGATCACCGCCCCAAGTCAGAATTTGACCTTCCAGCATCGTTTTACTCCAAGTGTACTGGGAAATATCGAGGCGATGTCGCCCGCGAACTTGAGCAGGATCGATCGCAGCAGCGACTTCTCCGACGGGATCGTATTCTTCAAACAAGTCCTGCATCGTGCTGGAGAGGATCGGCTGGAATCGCTTTAGTGTCAGCATCCAGGGTTGCATCCAGGAGGGAGTGAATCCGCACAAATCCTGCCAGGCAGGATGTTGCAAATCTTCTTCTGCGAGAATCGCTCCGGCGAATATTCCGCCTTCATCGTCACGGCCGAGCCAGTCGCGTTTGAAAAAGGGATAGCCGCCGAATAATTCGTCGGACCCTTCACCGGTAATCACTGCTTTATAATTGCAGGCACGAACCCGACGGCTCATGTGCCATTTCGCAACTGCTAATGTGTTATAAAATGTACGCTCGGCATGCCAGGTTGCTCGTTCAAAGGCGGGGCCGTAGAGTTCTTTTTCCGTCAGTCGGAGTAGTTCCTGCTCGGCTCCGGTACGGTCCGCCATCAGTTTGGCGATATTGGATTCATCATACTCATCGCTGTCGAAAGCAATCGTGAAGGCTTTGACAGGGGATTGTTGCAGAGTGGTTGCGAGTCCGAGAATCGAACAACTGTCGATACCACCGGAGAGATAGCATCCTACGGGAACATCAGCCTCAAGCCGCGTTGCAACAGCATCGATTAAACGATCCTGCACTCCCTGAACATATTCTTCGGGATCGGCGTTTTCCTCGTGAGACTCAGGGAAAACAAAATCCCACCAGCGTTTGGTACGAGCTTCCAGTCGACCATTTTGCAGGTTGACAATCAGCATATGCCCCGGCTTTAAGGCTTCGACACCCTGAAATGAAGTCGAACCGGGAACCATCACCTGCATCATTTGATGCAAAGCCGCTTTCGGACAGAGTTGAGGATCGATATCGGGATGTTTCAGAATCGATTTGACTTCCGAGCCCCAGACAATGCCGTTGTCATTCATCGCATAATATAGCGGCTTGATGCCGAAACGATCGCGAACAAGAATCAGTTGTTTTTTCTTGTTGTCGTACAAAACTACCGCGAATTCTCCTCGAAGATGCTCGACGAAGGACAAGCCATCTCTCAAGTATAAGGGAAGAGCAATCGCACTATCACTTTTTCCACTTGTTGAGAAATTGTTGCACCCAAGTTGAGTCCGAATCCTTTTGTAATTGTATAACTCACCATTGACAGTGAGGGCATAATCGCCATCGGTCGTTTCGATTGGCTGATGCCCGTGATCCAGTCCGATAATCGAGAGTCGTGTATGCCCTAATGCAAGACCTTGATCCACATAAAGTCGACTCCCCCGATCATCCGGACCACGGTGATCGAGAACATCGAGCATGCGATCAAGAGTAAATCGGAGTTCACGTTCATTGGTTCGAGAAGGATTCCAAAATCCGGAGATACCACACATAACTTAACCTGTTTATTTTCTTTAGCTGCAATCAATTCAATATGAAGGCTGGATTTAAGAAACGTTGTCCATCTGTCGCGATTATTTTAAACGCCGCTCAAACGATCCAGACGATTCAAAACGGCAATCAACAACGCCTGTCTGACAAACACAGCCCCGGCTGCCTGCGCGAAGTAAAGGTTGTGACTCGTCTCATCGAAACATTCGGGCAGTTCATCATTTCTGGCCAGCGGATGCATAATGACAGCATCCTTTTTAAGAGGACTTTTTTCCTGCAGCTTGGAACGACCGTCCAAATTGCGGTAACTGTCACCCAGAAACGCAATCGAATTGACGTAGACAATGTCGAGGTCCGGTAATACCGATTGGACATTGTTCGTAATGTCAATTGGAATGGGAGATTCTTCTATCGGTTCGGTCAAGTCGAGTCCGACGGGATCGGCCATTTCAGAGATGAGCGTAATTTTCTTGACGGCTCCTGTGAACATCAGCGAGAGTCTCAGAAAGCTTTTCACGGCTCGCATTGAACCGGGCGTCCCGATGATTCCGAGATGCACTTTACGCTCTTCCGGACAATCATCCTGACACAGTTCCGGCCGCCATTTCAATAACGTATACCAGTCGATCAGGGCTTGTGTCGGATGGTGACCTGACCCATTTCCAGCATTAATGAGTGGACGTTGTAAATTTCGTTGAATCTCTTCCAGGCTATTTGTTTCGGGATGTCGCATAATGACGATATCGCCATAGGTATTGAACATCTCGCCGATATCAGCCAACGATTCGCCCTTGGCAACTCCCGTTACCTGACCATCGGGCACAGAGAGGACTTTACCATCCAGTCGCTGCACCGCGCTTTCAAAGGAAAGCCGGGTGCGAGTGCTGGCTTCAAAAAATGCAGTGATGGCGATTTTGCCGTCGAGTGGTTTATCCATCTCAACATTTCTCGACTCCAGTAAAGCCGCAAGTTGAGCAATCGCGACAATGGTTCGACGATCAAACTGACGCGGGTTCAAAATGGATTGCCCTGCGATTGAGTCGAGTGCTTCTCGATCGATTTTACCATTCGTAAAATCCAGCAACTGCTGCGGACTCAATTTGCAGCCTTTGGAATTGGATGCGAAATTTGTCAGCGCACGCGAAATTTGTTCTTCGGACAACCGTTTCATGGTTCTACCAGATATTATTTTGTTTGGAATCGATTATAAAAAACGTCAACAGTCCTATGACTCCCAGAGTGCACAAGAACAGGCCACCAAAAACGATCAATTGCAAAAACCAGAGTGGAAATAAAATCATCTGGAAGCCTCTGCTAAGATAGGTTTAGGAATGCTTCTGTCCGGCGGTGGTGCGGAGAGTGTTTTGAAATCAAAATCATCGGGAGCAATCTTCATCGCGATTCCGAAAACAATTCCGGAAACTGTCGCTCCAATGAGCGAAGAAACAAACCAGCCAATCGTAAAATAGGCGATTAAACCACACGTTGTCCCCAGAATCATTGCCAGAGATGCGGCGATGGGACTGGCTTTGCGAGAGTACAATCCTCCTACAATCGGCCAGATACAACTCCCTACCATTGGTCCTGCAAAAAACAAAACTGTTGCCAGTGTGCCCACATTCGGTAAGGCAACCCCCCACGCCAGTAGACCCAATCCGACGATACTCATCGCCGCCCAGCGACGTTTGGATGTGTCTGAAATTTCTCCTGGTATGAGGGGTTCAATAATATCGTTGACAAGCAAATCAGCTGTCGCAGCCAGTAAGCTATCGATACTGGACGCTAATGAACAGAAAATGACGATGAATACCAGCAACGCACCCACAGAGCCTAGCAAAGTGGCTGCAACAAGTGGGCCTACGGTATCGGGTTGACTGATTCCAATTCCCAATGCGGGAGCAGCTAACCCTAAAAAGCCTGCCACAATCGGAACCGGAAGCCACAGCAAACCACCTAAGGCATACGCTTTGGGGCCAACGCCTTTTCGCATGGAAAACGCCCTGCTCCACCAGACGTTGCTATGAAAGATTTCACCGAACCCAAACAACATATTATTGAACAGTGACATCAATGCAGCCGGAAAGAAGATCGAGAGCAGCATCGGCCGCTGAACCTCCAGTTTCGTATACACATCGCCAATATCAACCTGCATCAGAACTGCGATGGAAACAACGACAAGACCAATCAGGATAATCAGACTTTGGATAAAGTCGGTTCCAATGACCGCATACATCCCACCGAATAAGGTGTAGAGCACACAAACGGCTAGTACAACGGTCATGCCAATCGGATACGGAATTCCTGAGAGGACATTCAATAATTTGCCGCCTGCCATCGACATGGAAATCAACCAGGTAATTGCATAAAATAGAGAGATCAACAAAAATGGTACGGTTGCAATTTGACCATATCGTTTCCGCACAAACTCGACGGCAGTATATCCCTCGGGCATCAATTGGCGAATTCGACCGCTCATCGGAGCGAATGCAAACAGTCCAAAACTTGCTGTCGAATAGGCAAGCGCT from Rubinisphaera italica includes the following:
- a CDS encoding sodium:solute symporter family protein, encoding MILAVGTILSPQAGYVMLGLFGVLWVSLGIWWGKRAKSYDGFAVAGRNVGLALGTATAVATWITSNTTMLAPQFALQLGIWGALAYSTASFGLFAFAPMSGRIRQLMPEGYTAVEFVRKRYGQIATVPFLLISLFYAITWLISMSMAGGKLLNVLSGIPYPIGMTVVLAVCVLYTLFGGMYAVIGTDFIQSLIILIGLVVVSIAVLMQVDIGDVYTKLEVQRPMLLSIFFPAALMSLFNNMLFGFGEIFHSNVWWSRAFSMRKGVGPKAYALGGLLWLPVPIVAGFLGLAAPALGIGISQPDTVGPLVAATLLGSVGALLVFIVIFCSLASSIDSLLAATADLLVNDIIEPLIPGEISDTSKRRWAAMSIVGLGLLAWGVALPNVGTLATVLFFAGPMVGSCIWPIVGGLYSRKASPIAASLAMILGTTCGLIAYFTIGWFVSSLIGATVSGIVFGIAMKIAPDDFDFKTLSAPPPDRSIPKPILAEASR
- the asnB gene encoding asparagine synthase (glutamine-hydrolyzing), whose amino-acid sequence is MCGISGFWNPSRTNERELRFTLDRMLDVLDHRGPDDRGSRLYVDQGLALGHTRLSIIGLDHGHQPIETTDGDYALTVNGELYNYKRIRTQLGCNNFSTSGKSDSAIALPLYLRDGLSFVEHLRGEFAVVLYDNKKKQLILVRDRFGIKPLYYAMNDNGIVWGSEVKSILKHPDIDPQLCPKAALHQMMQVMVPGSTSFQGVEALKPGHMLIVNLQNGRLEARTKRWWDFVFPESHEENADPEEYVQGVQDRLIDAVATRLEADVPVGCYLSGGIDSCSILGLATTLQQSPVKAFTIAFDSDEYDESNIAKLMADRTGAEQELLRLTEKELYGPAFERATWHAERTFYNTLAVAKWHMSRRVRACNYKAVITGEGSDELFGGYPFFKRDWLGRDDEGGIFAGAILAEEDLQHPAWQDLCGFTPSWMQPWMLTLKRFQPILSSTMQDLFEEYDPVGEVAAAIDPAQVRGRHRLDISQYTWSKTMLEGQILTWGGDRMDMANSMEARPAFLDHHVAEYAVTIPPDVRIRDGIEKWVLREAMVNVLPKELYERKKFAFMAPPAHTDPVKRNAVQEMINHWLTPERVREVGFFDYDRLIQFIDQSWNETDSTVARRNDIVLNHTLQLHMLHGQYVEGLPLPVVD
- a CDS encoding aspartate/ornithine carbamoyltransferase family protein, which codes for MKRLSEEQISRALTNFASNSKGCKLSPQQLLDFTNGKIDREALDSIAGQSILNPRQFDRRTIVAIAQLAALLESRNVEMDKPLDGKIAITAFFEASTRTRLSFESAVQRLDGKVLSVPDGQVTGVAKGESLADIGEMFNTYGDIVIMRHPETNSLEEIQRNLQRPLINAGNGSGHHPTQALIDWYTLLKWRPELCQDDCPEERKVHLGIIGTPGSMRAVKSFLRLSLMFTGAVKKITLISEMADPVGLDLTEPIEESPIPIDITNNVQSVLPDLDIVYVNSIAFLGDSYRNLDGRSKLQEKSPLKKDAVIMHPLARNDELPECFDETSHNLYFAQAAGAVFVRQALLIAVLNRLDRLSGV